Proteins co-encoded in one Oncorhynchus masou masou isolate Uvic2021 unplaced genomic scaffold, UVic_Omas_1.1 unplaced_scaffold_956, whole genome shotgun sequence genomic window:
- the LOC135538411 gene encoding hatching enzyme 1.2-like, producing MEQSPSLTLLLLLLLGLSQANPLMEDGSGPEILTDNPEAVDITERILTTNNGSSQFLLEGDMVAPTTRNAMICYSAGCFWNKGPDGLVEVPYTVSSSFSSSDKQGIENALRAFTSKTCIRFVPWQNQVDFISYEPRDGCWSPLGRVGGQQTVSLQMDGCVYFGIIQHETLHALGFQHEQTRSDRDQYVTINWRNIDSNNAYNFDKQNTNNLNTPYDYSSVMHYGKTAFSINGMDTITPIPNPDVPIGQRQGLSTTDILRINRLYGC from the exons ATGGAGCAAAGCCCCTCTCTCaccctgctgctgttgctgctgctgggcCTCTCTCAGGCCAACCCTCTCATGGAGGATGGAAGTGGACCAGAGATCCTAACAGACAACCCAGAGGCTGTAGACATCACTGAGAGAATTCTGACCACTAATAACGGCTCCAGTCAGTTTCTGTTGGAGGGGGACATGGTGGCACCAACAACCAGAAACGCCATGATTTGCTATAG TGCAGGATGCTTCTGGAACAAAGGCCCCGACGGACTGGTTGAAGTGCCCTACACAGTGAGCAGTAGCTTCAGTTCCTCTGACAAGCAGGGCATTGAAAACGCCCTCCGGGCCTTCACTTCCAAGACCTGCATTCGCTTTGTGCCTTGGCAGAATCAGGTTGACTTCATCAGCTATGAGCCCAGAGATGGGTGCTGGTCCCCTCTTGGTAGAGTGGGAGGCCAACAAACGGTCTCTCTCCAAATGGACGGCTGCGTTTACTTCGGCATCATTCAGCACGAGACTCTTCACGCTCTGGGCTTCCAACACGAACAAACCAGGAGCGACCGTGACCAGTACGTCACGATCAACTGGAGAAACATCGACTCTAACAATGCCTACAACTTCGATAAACAAAACACCAACAACCTGAACACTCCCTATGACTACAGCTCTGTCATGCACTATGGAAAAACAGCCTTCTCTATCAACGGGATGGACACCAtcacccccatccccaaccccgaCGTGCCCATCGGCCAGAGACAGGGGTTGTCCACCACGGACATCCTGAGGATCAACAGACTCTACGGCTGCTGA